From the genome of Streptomyces sp. NBC_01304:
TCGCCGACGATCAGCAGTTTGCCCGGTGCCCGGCGGGTGACCGGCGGGTTCATGTGCCTACCCCCGTCGTCACCGTGGCGCCGGGCCCTGAGCGGGCGACGACCGTGAGGCAGCCGGTGATCTCGCCGAGTTCGGCGGCGATGCGCTGTGCGTCGACGGCCGTGCACAGGACTTTCACGTTGGGGCCGGCGTCCATCGTCGACCACGTCTGCTCGCCCCGGTCCCGCATCCGGCGTACGTGGTCGAGGACTTGGTGGGAGGCGTGGGTGCGGTAGGCGACGGGCGGGCTCGCGGTTTCCATGGTGGCGTGCATACCGAGTGCGTTGCGTTCGGCGATCTCCCCCACGGTGGCCAGGTCACCTTCAGCCAGTGCTGCGCGCATCGCGGTGATGTCCGTGCGGCTTGCGGCGAGCCAACCGGAAAACAGCGGGGAGGTGGCCACGGTGCGGCGCATGGCTTCCCGGCTGGAGACGGGCTTGGGACCGGTCTGCAGGAGCACCGCGACCATCGCCAGGTCCACGCGGGCATCGTGGAGGGGCTCGGCGTACGAGGCGAGGTCGGCGTCTTCGGCGTCGGCAGGGCCCGCGTGCCACAGCACGAACCCGCCGAAGACGGAGCGGGCGGCCGAGCCGGAGCCGCGACGGGCGAGGCGGGAAAGCCCGGTGGCGTCCAGGCCGATCTCGTAGGCGCCGGCGCCAGCCAGGGCGAGCGCGGCAAACCCGGCGGCGGAGGAGGCGAGGCCGGCTCCTACCGGGACTGTGTTACGGGTGTCGACGCGGGCCGGCTCGCGCCTGCGCGCATGGGCGCGCAGCACGTCCAGGAAGCCGGTGATGCGGCGCAGCACCTCGCCGGTGGCCGGCTGTCCGTCGACGACGACCACGTCCCGCGAACCGTCTGGGCGCAACTGGACGCTTGTCGTGGTGGGGAACGCGTCGAGGGTCAGGGACAGACTGTCGGCCAGCGGCACGACGAGGCGCTCATCGCGTTTCCCCCAGTACTTGACCAAGGCGATGTTCGGATGGGCGACAGCCGTCACCGCAGCCGCGGCCCTCATCCGGGCCTCCCCGACTCGATCCGGGCCGTCCAGGTCCGCACCGCGTCGCGCTCGTCGAGCCTGGCGGCCAGGGCGTCGGCCGCGGCTGCGGTGTCGGCGAGCGCGATGATGCAACCGCCCAGACCTCCACCGGTCATCTTGGCGCCAAGGGCACCGTGGGCCAGGGCCGCGTCGACCAGGTCATCCACGCCGTCGGTGCTCAGCTGGAGCTTCGCCAGCAAGGCGTGGCAGTCGGTGAGCTGCCGGCCGAGCATCTCCAACTGGCCTTGCTCAAGGGCACGCAGCGCCTGGTTGGTCAGAGATGTCGACCGCGCCAGGAACTCCTCGCGGCACCGGGGGTGTTCGTTGAAGATCGCACGCAGCATGCCGACAGCCTGTTTCGTGTCGCCGGGGCTGCCGCTGTCGGCCACGACGATCCAGGCCTGAGTGCCGACGGGTGGCGTGCTGGGGCACCCGTCCGACAGCAGCACAGGCCGGGTGCTCCCGGTGGCAAGGGAGTCGATGCCGGAGGCGCGACCGTGCGCCGCGGTCTCGGCGATCTGGACGTAGTCGAAGACCTCCGCGGCGGTCAGGCGCAGTTGCAGCAGATGGTCGAGGGCGTGTATCAGCGCGCGGGCGCAGGCGGCGCTCGAACCGAGGCCCCTGCCGAAAGGGATGTTGCTCTCCACCAGCACGTCCACTCCGGGCACGTCGAGCCGGCGGGCCTGGCGCAGAGCGGTGTCGATCAGCAGGCACAGGCCGGGCGGCAGCACGCCGGTTGCCGGGAACGCGGCGCCGTCCGCCGGTATGGAGAAGGGCGTGTAGTGGCGGCGGGCCTCACCTGCGATGGGTTCGCCGGTGAGGGTGACATTGGCGGTGCAGGTCAAGGCGGGCAAGGGCACGGCCACGGCGGGCGCTCCGTAGACGACAGCGTGCTCGCCCAGCAGGATCGCCTTGCCGTGAGCTCCCCCGGCTCCGGAGCGTAGCCCCGGATCGTACGGCCCAGGGAAGCCAGGCAGTTGTACAGCGCTGAAGGCTCCCGACTGCTGCTGGATCATGTCTACGCCGCTTTGCAAGGAACATGGGGGTGCGACGGCACGTTGCATGAGACCGCGACATCGGCAGCGTCGCGAGCGTTGGCAGCGTTGGCGGCACAGCGAACACCGAGGAAGATGTCCCGGATGATTTCGGCACACGTGTGCAGACCGGCAAAGTCTCTGGCAGCGGGCGGGGAGTAGGGGGCGCAGGTCATGGCGCGTTCCCTTTCCGAGGTCGGGTGTTTCCCGAGGTCCAACTCGATTGCTTGCTTGCTCGTGGAGGGGCGCCGCGAGGCCAACCGTGCGGCGCGTGCTCTGCGGGCTGGATCAAGCCGCAGCAGCGATCTCGGCGCACCGTGCCACGGTGGCCCCGTCCGCGTTGAGGAGATCGTCGTCGATGGGGCGACCCACTTCGTTCTCGATCTTCTGGGCGATTTCGGTGATCTGCAGCGAGTCCAGGCCCAGATCCTCCAACAGCCGCTGCTCGGGCTGAACGGCCTCGACGGGCCGATCGGCAACGACGGCAACGATGCGCAGTACACAGGCGAGCGTGCTCGTGTCCGTACTCATGACTCCTCCAGGAATCTGCGAAGTGACCTGCTGATAAACGGTGTTGAACGGGGGATCCGCGCCGGTCAGGGACACAGCACGACCTGGGCGGCGTAGGTCAGACCGGCGCCGAAGCCGAACAGGAGCACCGGATCACCGCTGTGTACGCGTCCTGACTGGCGTAGCGCGTGGAAGGCCAGCGGGACGGAGGCGCCGCAGGTGTTCCCGGCGTCCGTCAGATCAGTTGCGGTGACAAGGCCGGGGGAGCCGATGTGCTGGGCGAGGGCGTCGATGATGCGCAGGTTGGCCTGGTGCGGCACGAAGGCCTTCAGATCGGCGGGCGCCATGGCGGCGCGCCGGCAGGCCTCATCGATCACGGAGTTGAGGGATGTGGTGGTCCAGCGGAAGACTTTGCGGCCCGCCATTTCCATGTGGCCGGTTACGGCGGAGATCGCGATCAGGTGGGCCTGGTCACCGTCGCTGCCCCAGGCCACGGGAAAGATCGCGGGCTGGTCGCTGGGCAGAACGAGCGCGGCGGCAGCACCGTCGGCGAAGATCGGCCCCGTGTTGCGATCCCCCGCGTCCACCCAGTCGCTCATCCGCTCCGAGCCCACCACCAGCACCCCGCCTGCCACACCTGCCCGGACCAGGGCGTCGGCCACCGCCAGGCCGTGACTGAACCCGGAACACGCGGCGTTCACGTCGAAGCCCGCCGCTGACCGGCAGCCGATGCCCGCCGCGACGGAGGCCGCCCCGTTGGGCATCGAGGACGGCATCGAACAGGTCGCCAGAATCACCACGTCGACGTCCTCGGCGGTCGCTCCCGCGTCCGCGAGGGCTTTACTGCCGGCCTCCACGGCCATGGACAGCACGCTCTCGCCCGCAGTGGCGTAGCGGCGCTCCTGCACGCCCACCCGCTGCGCGATCCAGTCGGCATCCACCTGCGCGGCGACGGCCGCCTCTTCATTGGAGATCACGGTGCTGGGCCGGTAGACGCCCAGGCCCGCGATACGAGCACCTGCTGCAGGCCGTCCGGCGGAAGCCACCGGGGCAATCAGGGAACTTGGTGTGGCCATCGGGGTATCTCCTTAGCCGGGGTCCGGGGCTGGCGATCCCCAGTGCCTGGCTCGGTAGCCCGGGCGGTGGGGTATCACCAGTGCACTGCTGCGCAGCTCTTCCTTCCAGGGGCCGAGGTGAGTAGTGCCATGCACGCCATGCAACCTTGCGCTCTTGTGAACGCCCGATTTCGGCTCTTCCAAAATCAGGACAGAGATCCCAATCGACCGTAGGTGTAGTCGTCAAGGGGAAAGTGGCGGGCGTGCCAGCGCGCTTCGATGAGGCTGGAAGGCCTGAAGAAGGGGGTGTCACCGTGTGCGTTGACGTAGTAGGTGCGCACGTCCTTGTTCAGCACGGTGTAGTAGTAGTTGATCACCTCGCCGCGCCTCCGCAGCTCTGCGTCATAGGCGTCGTGGGCGTTCTGGCGTACTTCCATGGCGGTCGCTCTGCGGCGGCGGGCCGCTGTGATGGCTCGGACTGCGTGCCTGGCATTGGTCTCGATGAAGACGTGATAGCCAGCAATGGTCCATGAGTAGGGGCCGATCAGCATCCAGCGATTGGGCAGACCGGGAAGGGCAGTGCTTTCGTATGCCTGTAGTCGGTGTTCGTTGTAGAACGTACTCAGGTCGAAGCCGTTGCGACCGGTGATTGTCCCCGGCCGATAGCTTTCAGGGTCGGAGAACATTTCGTAGCCGGTCGCCAGCACGATCATGTCGAGTTGATGGTCGGTGCCATCGGCGGTGAGCAGGCCCTTCTCAGTGAAGCGTTCGATCCGCTCGGTGATCAGTTGGACGTTGTCCCGGTTGAAGGCCTGCAGGTAGGTGCTGGAAAAGGTCGGACGCTTGGCCATGGGGCCGTACCAGGGGGCGAGTTGCCGGGCTGTCTCAGGGTCATTGACCACCTGGCGCACATACGCGGCGTACCGCCTTTTAGCGGCGTCGTCGGCACGCTGGAGAATGGGGCCGGCCCGTTCAAGCGGCACACTGCTGAGAAGCCTGGTGAGTATTTCACCGGCCATGAGAGCGGTTCCGCCGTGCAGAGCCGCAGCCACCCCTGGTATGGCGAGAGCTCTCCGGAACCACGGGGGCAGCTCGGGGTTGTACTTGGGCAGGCACCAGACCGGGGTGCGCTGGTAGACCTGCAGCCACTGGACGGCGGGGGCGATGGAGGGAGTGATCTGCACCGAGCTGGCGCCGGTTCCGATCACCGCGACACGCAGGCCGGTGTGGTCGAAGGAGTGGTCCCAACTCGCCGGTCGTTGGATTTTCCCTCGGTACTTGTCCATGTCAGGTATGCCGACGTGCTCCCTCGGTTTGAGGAATGCCCCTACCGCGCTGATCAGAAAGCGGGCAGTGATCACCCGGCCGTCTGCAGTGTGCAGCTTCCACAGATGCCGTTCCTCGTCCCATACCTCACGTGCGATATCGGTACTCAATCGCACATGGCGGCGGAGACCGAACCGCTCGGCCACGGCCAAGTGGTAGGACCTGACCTCGGCGCCTCCGGGATAGAGCCGGGTCCACCTGGCGTTCCGGGCGAAGGAGTACTGATAGGCCAGTGCCGGGAGGTCCACGCAGATCCCGGGGTAGGTGTTGTCCCGCCAGCTGCCGCCCATCTCATCGGCGCGCTCCAGGATGACGAAGTCCCGGATTCCTGCCTGCTGCAGCATCGCCCCGGCTGCAATGCCACCCGGGCCCGCACCAATAACGGCCACTTCGTGGTCGTAGGAATCTGCTGTGGTCATGGTTGCACCTCGGAGGTATCAGCGTAATTCGTGGTCGCACTGGCGGGCTCGGCCCGGTCTGTCCGAACGAGCCCGAGGTCCTACTTGTCCGGGCGCGAAGGCGTCACATGGTCCACCACCAGGAGATGCTCGGGTACGGCAGTGGCCCCGAGGGCGTCTCGGTGGTTTCGGTGATGCGGAGGGTTTCAGGACCGTCAGCGAAGTACTGGTGGTAGCGCGGGTTTTGGCCGAGATGAAGATTGGCACGCACATAGTTCCGCAGCGCGGTGACGTACAGCTGCAGCGGCTGTCCTTCGCGAGCCGAAACTGTTTCGCTGAGCTGCAGGAAGCGGAGCATGATGCGATCGCGCAGTGCGACCGCATCGGCGATCGCCGCGGA
Proteins encoded in this window:
- the mvaD gene encoding diphosphomevalonate decarboxylase → MRAAAAVTAVAHPNIALVKYWGKRDERLVVPLADSLSLTLDAFPTTTSVQLRPDGSRDVVVVDGQPATGEVLRRITGFLDVLRAHARRREPARVDTRNTVPVGAGLASSAAGFAALALAGAGAYEIGLDATGLSRLARRGSGSAARSVFGGFVLWHAGPADAEDADLASYAEPLHDARVDLAMVAVLLQTGPKPVSSREAMRRTVATSPLFSGWLAASRTDITAMRAALAEGDLATVGEIAERNALGMHATMETASPPVAYRTHASHQVLDHVRRMRDRGEQTWSTMDAGPNVKVLCTAVDAQRIAAELGEITGCLTVVARSGPGATVTTGVGT
- the mvk gene encoding mevalonate kinase, with translation MIQQQSGAFSAVQLPGFPGPYDPGLRSGAGGAHGKAILLGEHAVVYGAPAVAVPLPALTCTANVTLTGEPIAGEARRHYTPFSIPADGAAFPATGVLPPGLCLLIDTALRQARRLDVPGVDVLVESNIPFGRGLGSSAACARALIHALDHLLQLRLTAAEVFDYVQIAETAAHGRASGIDSLATGSTRPVLLSDGCPSTPPVGTQAWIVVADSGSPGDTKQAVGMLRAIFNEHPRCREEFLARSTSLTNQALRALEQGQLEMLGRQLTDCHALLAKLQLSTDGVDDLVDAALAHGALGAKMTGGGLGGCIIALADTAAAADALAARLDERDAVRTWTARIESGRPG
- a CDS encoding acyl carrier protein; this translates as MSTDTSTLACVLRIVAVVADRPVEAVQPEQRLLEDLGLDSLQITEIAQKIENEVGRPIDDDLLNADGATVARCAEIAAAA
- a CDS encoding beta-ketoacyl-ACP synthase 3, whose amino-acid sequence is MATPSSLIAPVASAGRPAAGARIAGLGVYRPSTVISNEEAAVAAQVDADWIAQRVGVQERRYATAGESVLSMAVEAGSKALADAGATAEDVDVVILATCSMPSSMPNGAASVAAGIGCRSAAGFDVNAACSGFSHGLAVADALVRAGVAGGVLVVGSERMSDWVDAGDRNTGPIFADGAAAALVLPSDQPAIFPVAWGSDGDQAHLIAISAVTGHMEMAGRKVFRWTTTSLNSVIDEACRRAAMAPADLKAFVPHQANLRIIDALAQHIGSPGLVTATDLTDAGNTCGASVPLAFHALRQSGRVHSGDPVLLFGFGAGLTYAAQVVLCP
- a CDS encoding flavin-containing monooxygenase encodes the protein MTTADSYDHEVAVIGAGPGGIAAGAMLQQAGIRDFVILERADEMGGSWRDNTYPGICVDLPALAYQYSFARNARWTRLYPGGAEVRSYHLAVAERFGLRRHVRLSTDIAREVWDEERHLWKLHTADGRVITARFLISAVGAFLKPREHVGIPDMDKYRGKIQRPASWDHSFDHTGLRVAVIGTGASSVQITPSIAPAVQWLQVYQRTPVWCLPKYNPELPPWFRRALAIPGVAAALHGGTALMAGEILTRLLSSVPLERAGPILQRADDAAKRRYAAYVRQVVNDPETARQLAPWYGPMAKRPTFSSTYLQAFNRDNVQLITERIERFTEKGLLTADGTDHQLDMIVLATGYEMFSDPESYRPGTITGRNGFDLSTFYNEHRLQAYESTALPGLPNRWMLIGPYSWTIAGYHVFIETNARHAVRAITAARRRRATAMEVRQNAHDAYDAELRRRGEVINYYYTVLNKDVRTYYVNAHGDTPFFRPSSLIEARWHARHFPLDDYTYGRLGSLS